The genomic stretch TTGAGCCTTTATTTAACCTCATTCTGTCCACTCAATAATTTTATTACGTACTAACTGTGATTATTATATATTCTACTTTTAAAAAACAATCTATTTTTATGATTATGAATCAAAATAGTATATTCTTGTACTAATGATTTAGCCTAGAGCTCCAATAATATAGTATGCAAATGAAATATTGGAATTGAGTTTTGTTTTCAATATTCCTTTTTAATAACACGAATTCCCATCGCAGTACATAATTGTGTAACAATATTGAAACTTAGAATGTTTCTTGGAGTGCCAAACAATGTCAACCAGATTACTAAAacatagtactagtaattatgTACAATCTTCCAGTGCTATAAATAAAACccacaaaataattcaaaaccatgtatacacaaacacaaagaTAAACATAAAACAAAAATGCATTTGTAATGCCAAAATTCAGAGCTAGGTGACATCTCTTGATGTGTAATTTGGTCCAACACCAGAAGTTGTATAGAAGCTGGAATCCTTAGCTTTTCTCACACAGATTGAAGACCTTCCTTCATCGCATAATCTTTTCACCCTTACGCCACAACTGGGATTGTCGAGTCGAAAACTCTAACACAAGCCTTCCTTGCCTACAACACCGAACCCCATGCATATGTCCGACTTCAatgaattcaattccaaattaatAGCCGTTCACAAACATTAGTGTATATACCCTTACCTCTGCCTCCCAATCAGTTCGGAGGGCTATGATCGACAGGAAAAACGTCTGCGCGAAAACTGCAGCTATGATCCCAGTCCATAGTCCctaagaaaaaaatttcaaaaattaacaaagttgtgacaaaataatttaaaggAAAGATTATAGTATATTGTAGGCATATGGTACCTTTCCTCCGAGATGTAGCACGAATGCTAGCACGACTCCGAGGGGGATGCCGATGAAATAGAACGACGCTAGGTTCACGACGGCCCCAATCTTCTGCCAACCACATCCTCTTGCAATGCCTGATaccatcatttttttaatgagTTGTAAGATTATTAATTTGGTGGAATAATTATATGTTTTGTATTTTTCCACATTAATATATATCCTTCCAAATTTGTTTTTGTCCATTCTAAAAGTCCAAGTTCCGCCGTAAACAGTTCAACGTACCACTGAGGACAGAGAGAACTCCTTCGGCCATGTTGGCGATGGCGATAAGTATCATCATATCAGAAACATAGGAAACCACATCGACCTCACTGCTAAAGCAGTACCCCCAAACATTCCGCCCCAAGATTAtgaccaccaccgccaccaggCTCTCGGCCGCCACCATCAGCGTCGCCATGCGCACTGCTAGGCGAGCTGATTTAGGCCTCCCCGCACCCAATTCGTTTGCCACGCGCACActgagaaattaattatcaactGTTATATACTAAAAAAGGTGTCACactgatacagaccaaacaggagaactcagtCCAAAAGATTAGTATGTTAATTTAGTCTGTATATCCCACAGTAGTTGTtttcacaaccgatgtgggacatTGAGTCAGTAACACACACAATCTGTTTAATTATCACCTTATTGCACTGCCAAGTCCAAGGGGTATCATGTAAATCATTCCGTTCGTGTTCAGGCTGATGGAGAGAACCGACGTTTCCAACGTTGGATTAGGCAGAAGACCAGAGACAATAACCATGATCTCATAAGACCAGATCTCCAAGCTGCAAACATaaccaaaaaatatatatataagaaaattcatCGATACACACCTGAActcacattagtatgatattgacTGACCAAACCATAATAGCGGAAGGAATGGCAAGCCAGATGAACTTGGAGACATTCTGCAGAGCCTCTTTGGAGAAACCCTTCCATGTGTCCCTGCAAGCAGGGGACATGGTGATGTAGAGGATCAAGAAGAGGTCATTCGTCCAATACGAGACGCCGTTAGCAAGGGCGGCCCCCTTGCTACCGAGCCCCATCTTGTTGATCAAGAGCCAGCATATGGGGACGTGGCAGAGCGTGGTGATGCCGGATGTGAGCATCATGGGGACCACATTGTTCTGCGTCTGCAGGAATCGGAACTGGCACTGCAGAAGCGCGAAGGGGAAGATGGACGGGATCATGTAACGGGCGTAGGCCCCGGCCTCCGCAGCAATGGCTGGGTCCTGCCCCAGCACCCTCAGGATGTCGCCCGCCGTAGCCCAGATGCACGCCAACGGCACGCTCACCACCAGCAACACCAACATGGCGCGCTGCATGTGGATTCCTAGCATGTGGTACTGCTTCGCCCCGTAAGACTGGCCACAATACGTGTCCAGCGCGCACGCCATCCCAACCTTCATAACATTTGAGGTTAGCTTACAAATCCATCCCACATCAGATCAGTTAGCATAACAATATTAAACTAATGTACAGTCGACAATCCCAACAAGCACTCATATGCAGACTATATTGTACTATATGTATGTGGGCATACCAGGAGGCTGAAGCCAGTGACGGAGGCGAAGGAGGTGGCCATGGAAGCGCCGGAGAGGGCCAGCTCGCTGACGTGGCCAACGAACATGACAGAAATCGTTTGTATGAGTGACAACAAGACATTCACGAACATCATCGGGCCAGCAAGGAAGAGTTGAAGCTTAGCTTCTGCAACGATTTCATCCCTTGTGAATTTTGCTTCGGATTCGGGATCATATTCTTTCACAACTAATGGCGTTACAAGATCGCATTTTTCGACCAAAGACgccatttttttctcttcttttctttcctaTACTAATGTTTGTTGACACTCTTTAGTGTAGTGGGCATGCAATTAAATCAAGATCCCACTTTTTATACTAAAAGCATAGCACTAGGCTCCTATTTTTGGtgtgaattatttaaataaatatcaaCTCTTAATTATATTATGATTGATTGATTTCACTCGGTGCCACCAATAGTTGTTTAACGACGTGTTGTATACTCATATGCTATAtctcattttcttcaaaacGATGATTATATTTTGATCGAAGATGATTAAAATTTCTTACTGATCAAATGATATCATCATTACCGTTAATGACCTTTTTACTGGTAAATTATTGGCTGTAATTATTTTTACCGTATGAAAAGTATGTATCATGTTCGATCTGTTATAGAAAACTTTCTTGC from Salvia splendens isolate huo1 chromosome 4, SspV2, whole genome shotgun sequence encodes the following:
- the LOC121801421 gene encoding protein DETOXIFICATION 16-like, yielding MASLVEKCDLVTPLVVKEYDPESEAKFTRDEIVAEAKLQLFLAGPMMFVNVLLSLIQTISVMFVGHVSELALSGASMATSFASVTGFSLLVGMACALDTYCGQSYGAKQYHMLGIHMQRAMLVLLVVSVPLACIWATAGDILRVLGQDPAIAAEAGAYARYMIPSIFPFALLQCQFRFLQTQNNVVPMMLTSGITTLCHVPICWLLINKMGLGSKGAALANGVSYWTNDLFLILYITMSPACRDTWKGFSKEALQNVSKFIWLAIPSAIMVCLEIWSYEIMVIVSGLLPNPTLETSVLSISLNTNGMIYMIPLGLGSAISVRVANELGAGRPKSARLAVRMATLMVAAESLVAVVVIILGRNVWGYCFSSEVDVVSYVSDMMILIAIANMAEGVLSVLSGIARGCGWQKIGAVVNLASFYFIGIPLGVVLAFVLHLGGKGLWTGIIAAVFAQTFFLSIIALRTDWEAEARKACVRVFDSTIPVVA